CAAAGTGGGCAACATTGAGATAAAGGTGAGGGGTTGCTGCTTTTAAAGAATTAACGGGCAGCCGGGCTCTTCGAGCGGTCCCCGGACCTGGCGGATGAAAGTCAGTCGGACTGGCATCCGGGCTGTGATCATGTGGGGggtcaaaacagaaaaaagcatgaaaatatgacaaattcTTCCTTACTGAAATGTGTCTGCAGCAAAACAGGTCACACACCAAAATCTGTCAATTTCATATTGTGTCTTTTGCTGATTTTATATCAGGAACATGTATTACTAATTAATTTAAAACGAAATTCTTGTATTAAGACCCAGTATCATATTGGCATCGTTGATGAAAGATCCAGCCCTCATCCTTTTCGTTATATTTGTTTcctatgtatttttaatattcactAAATTTAGCAGCTACAGCATCACTCGGACATGCAAAAAtaagacaacagagagaaaggtAATACTTTCATCTAACATGTctccatgagaaaaaaaacccacgacgcttcatttaaaaaataagaatccTTACCAAAAGCTCGACGTTCTTTTTTCATCTTGCCCAGGACCTGATGGTGGGGGATGAGGCCAGCGAGTGTCGCTCCATGCTGGAGGTGTCCTACCCCATGGAGAACGGCATGGTGCGCTGCTGGGAGGACATGCTCCACCTGTGGGACTACACCTTCGGCGCCGAGTGCCTGGACATTGAGCCGTCGGAGTGCAAGGTACAAAGGGGCTGGGCAGAGGTTaggtgcaaaagaaaaaaagaaaaaaaattaaagaaatgaacAGAGCTCAGAAACATATCCTTTCTCACCTTCAACACCTGGAGGAATACTACTAcacccccccaaacaaaaacattttcaaaacagctgTACGTTTTTTCGACGTCTCGCAGATCCTGCTGACGGAGCCGCCCATGAACCCCACCAAGAACCGGGAGAAGATCGCCGAGGTCATGTTCGAGAAGTACCAGTTCCATGGCATCTATGTGGCAATTCAGGCCGTGCTCACTCTGTACGCTCAGGGTGAGGACAGCGGCCGCAGcttctgaacattttctttaactttCCAATTTCTTTTGGCGTTTCTACCGAGAAATCCAGACTTCTGGCTTCCCTTTCCCGCTCAGtccgacctttgaccccttaTGAGATGTTGCGCGTGGGTCCGCAGGTTTGCTGACGGGCGTGGTCGTCGACTCGGGGGACGGCGTCACCCACATCTGTCCCGTGTACGAGGGCTACTCCTTGCCCCACCTGACGCGGCGGCTGGACATCGCGGGCCGTGACATCACGCGCTACCTCATCAAGGTGAGGGGGCTCCGGACAGCGAGTCAGTGAACGCCTCACGATAAGACCACTTCCCATCCCTGGTGGTgtctattttgttttctttaaatcgTCTCCCCGCCGTCAGCTCCTGCTTCTGCGCGGCTACGCCTTCAACCACACCGCCGACTTTGAGACGGTGCGCATGCTGAAGGAGAAGCTCTGCTACGTGGCGTACAACATCGAACAGGAGCAGCGGCTGGCCACCGAGACCACCTACCTGATGGAGACGTTCACGGTACGTGGGAGGCACAGAATCCCGGGAAACGGCAAGGAAACGTTTAGCATTAGCGTGAGAGACATTCTCTCGGCCCCATGTCTTTAATATTTGGATATGAATACCTTGCCTTTCCCCTATTGTGTCGTCTTGGGAACGCTTAGATCTGGACAGGTTTGGAAACTCCGTCCGGATATGGTACGATCACTCCGAGTTCACCACAGCCCTGGCCACAATGTTTAATAGGACATTGAAATGAACATACAATAGAAAGAATGGTGTCTGTATAGGATAGACTGTCCtctaatacaaaaaaaccacgACCAGATTACGACGTACGTGGTCGTTTGAAAGGCCGTGCGTACTGTAGACCTCTCGTGGTAATTATGAACACGGCCGCTAG
This region of Scophthalmus maximus strain ysfricsl-2021 chromosome 12, ASM2237912v1, whole genome shotgun sequence genomic DNA includes:
- the zgc:101810 gene encoding actin-related protein 2; translated protein: MDSQGRKVVVCDNGTGFVKCGFSGSNFPEHIFPAMVGRPILRSSTKVGNIEIKDLMVGDEASECRSMLEVSYPMENGMVRCWEDMLHLWDYTFGAECLDIEPSECKILLTEPPMNPTKNREKIAEVMFEKYQFHGIYVAIQAVLTLYAQGLLTGVVVDSGDGVTHICPVYEGYSLPHLTRRLDIAGRDITRYLIKLLLLRGYAFNHTADFETVRMLKEKLCYVAYNIEQEQRLATETTYLMETFTLPDGRQVNVGGERFGAPEALFQPHLVNVEGAGVAELLFNTIQAADMDLRADFYKHIVLSGGSTMYPGLPSRLEREIKQLYLERVLDGDTQKLSKFKIRIEDPPRRKHMVFLGGAVLANIMKDKDSFWLSRADYQEKGLGVLQQLGGGIR